Proteins encoded in a region of the Bicyclus anynana chromosome 9, ilBicAnyn1.1, whole genome shotgun sequence genome:
- the LOC112044906 gene encoding vesicular glutamate transporter 1 has protein sequence MQGLQAAKEKASGLFANKPLLLRNTQYENFHVEQKGYDQMYDGEDLETPPSPERPPPRHIDKYVRAECPCLTARYTVALLACFGFSIMFGMRCNMSMAKLKMTEKHNTSSGVKEDTPFNWTVSVESSIDSSYFAGYLITQVPGGFLASMYPANRIFGVAIFASAIFNMAIPGAMSVGPVAVVMLKVAQGFVEGVTYPSCHGIWRMWAPPMERSRLATLAFCGTYAGIVIGMPLSGLLTDYISWQTPFYFYGVSGIIWYVMWLWLVFERPSKHPHISGKELTYIEQSLGTATQAAMPGFWATPWKAFATSPPVYAIIVANFCRTWNFCLLVIFQSAYFNTRFNMQITESGFVGAIPHLIMTSLVPIGGMLADYLRKNNIMTTTNVRKLFNCGGFGFEAFFFVLIAYADNKYVATIEMTLGVAFSGFAISGYNVNHLDIAPRYASILMGLSNGIGTIAGFLVPIVIDYITQDKDKPDMAIKEWRAVFLMGATVHFIGITIYGIFASGELQPWAEPTAPYDAPLKSLDQETTFSEKSSALTGSEPPAYGSIAPTRPAPPQPHVPNNPFVSGALYQAEPIQPPAESYQDLTDDGTY, from the exons AAACACCCAGTATGAAAACTTTCACGTGGAACAGAAGGGCTACGATCAGATGTACGATGGTGAGGACCTCGAGACACCGCCGTCTCCCGAGCGACCACCTCCGAGACATATAG ATAAATACGTCCGAGCGGAATGCCCATGTTTGACGGCTCGCTACACTGTGGCCCTGCTGGCGTGCTTCGGGTTCAGCATCATGTTCGGTATGCGATGTAACATGAGCATGGCCAAGCTTAAGATGACTGAAAAGCATAAT ACTTCATCCGGAGTTAAAGAAGATACGCCTTTCAACTGGACAGTTAGCGTGGAGTCATCAATAGATTCGTCATACTTCGCTGGCTACCTCATCACCCAAGTGCCGGGCGGCTTCCTCGCGTCCATGTATCCAGCCAACAGGATCTTTGGTGTGGCCATCTTCGCTTCGGCCATATTTAATATGGCAATCCCTGGAGCGATGTCTGTGGGCCCCGTGGCGGTGGTGATGTTGAAAGTAGCACAGGGATTTGTTGAG GGTGTGACCTACCCCTCGTGCCACGGCATCTGGCGCATGTGGGCGCCCCCGATGGAGCGATCACGCCTGGCCACGCTCGCCTTCTGCGGAACCTACGCGGGGATAGTCATCGGCATGCCACTGTCCGGTCTGCTCACCGACTACATATCTTGGCAGACGCCATTCTACTTTTATGGAGTTTCGGGAATTATTTG GTACGTGATGTGGCTGTGGCTTGTGTTCGAGCGGCCAAGCAAGCACCCCCACATATCAGGGAAGGAACTCACGTACATCGAACAATCTCTAGGAACGGCCACACAAGCCGCTATGCCTGGATTTTGGGCCACGCCTTGGAAGGCATTCGCTACTTCACCGCCC GTGTATGCTATAATCGTAGCGAATTTCTGCAGAACATGGAACTTCTGTTTACTCGTCATCTTCCAATCTGCATATTTTAATACCAGGTTTAATATGCAAATCACAGAG TCTGGCTTCGTTGGAGCGATACCACATTTAATCATGACCTCCCTCGTGCCCATCGGAGGAATGCTCGCTGATTACTTGCGCAAGAACAACATCATGACTACGACTAATGTGCGAAAGCTTTTTAACTGCGGCGGCTTCGGCTTTGAGGCGTTCTTCTTCGTCCTCATTGCTTATGCTGATAATAAG tacgTGGCTACAATAGAAATGACTCTTGGAGTAGCATTCAGCGGGTTCGCCATATCTGGATACAACGTCAACCATCTCGACATAGCTCCTCGGTATGCCTCCATCCTAATGGGCTTGTCCAACGGCATCGGCACCATCGCTGGCTTCCTCGTGCCCATCGTTATTGACTACATCACGCAGGATAAG GATAAACCAGATATGGCAATAAAGGAATGGCGGGCGGTGTTTCTAATGGGTGCCACAGTGCATTTCATTGGCATCACCATATATGGCATTTTCGCGTCGGGAGAACTGCAACCCTGGGCTGAGCCGACCGCGCCTTACGATGCGCCGCTGAAATCTTTAGACCAAGAGACCACCTTC TCGGAGAAGTCATCAGCTCTGACCGGCTCGGAGCCCCCCGCGTACGGCAGCATTGCACCCAcccgccccgcgccgccgcAGCCACACGTGCCCAACAACCCCTTCGTCTCCGGCGCCCTCTACCAGGCCGAGCCTATACAACCCCCCGCCGAGTCGTACCAGGATCTCACTGACGACGGCACTTATTAA